A window of Nocardia arthritidis genomic DNA:
CGGGGACGCGCACCGGCAGCAAGCGGGACCGTGCGCTCGAGCGCGCCCGCAACCTCGCCGAAAGCGGTTGGCACGAGGAGCTGCTGCGCATGATCGCCGCCACCCCCGAAGCGGACATCCTGGAGAACCAGATCATGGTCGTGCCCGCGCTACCCCGCTGGACGAGCCATCGCGTCGCGCTGATCGGCGATGCCGCACATGGCATTTCGCCGCATATCGCTGCGGGCGGCACCCTCGGCATCGAGGACGTCGGCGTGCTCCGCGACGCACTGGACACCGCGCCGACCCTGCGCGCGGCCCTCGGCGCCTACGAACAACTGCGCATACCGCGCTTCGAGCGGGTGCGCGAATGGGCCGACGAGGTCGAAAATGCCGACGGCCCAGCGGAATCCGCGCAACGCTACGCGGCGTTCAGCCACTGGATGCACACCACCGCCCCACGACCGTGAACCTGGAGAGGCCGAGATATGAAGAAAGTGAGCTTCGCCGAGTTCGGCGGGCCGGACGTATTGCGGCTCCTGGACGCCGAGGAACCACATGCGGGGCGCGGCCGAATACGGATCGCGGTGCGGGCGGCGGGTGTCAACCCCGTCGACTGGCGGATCCGCACAGGACAGCTCCAAGGGATCCGACCGGTCGAGCTGCCCGCCGGGGTCGGGCATGACGCCGCCGGAGTGGTGGACGAGATCGGCGCTGATGTCGAAGGGGTTCGACTCGGCGACCAGGTATTCGGCTACGGCGCGAACACCTACGCCGAATTCGCCGTGCTGTCGGCCTGGGCCCCGATACCCGATGGTCTGACGTTCGAAGAGGCCGCCGGTTACCCCTCCGTCGTGCAGACCGCGCTGCGCATCATCGGCCAGGTCGGTGTGCGGTCGGGGCAGACGCTGCTGGTCAGCGGCGCGTCCGGCGGGGTCGGATCGGCGGTGCTGCAAATCGCCCGCGACCGCGGCATAGCGGTGATCGGCACCGCGGGCGCCGCGAACCAGGATTATCTGCGCGGCCTCGGCGCCCTCGCCACGACCTACGGCGACGGCTGGGTCGAGCGGGTGCGGCGGCTCGGCCGGATCGACGCGGCGCTGGATCTGGCCGGTTCGGGCGTGATTCGCGAGCTCGTCGAGTTGACCGGGGACCCGAGGAAGGTGATCTCCATCGCCGATCTCGGTGCGCCGGATTTCGGGGTGCGATACTCCGGCAAGTCCGGGGACTGGCAGGAAGCCGTCACCGAAGCCGCACGCCTCATCGCGCGGGGGAAACTCCGCATCCCGGTCGAGAAGTCGTATCCGCTCGCCGAGGCCGCGGCAGCGCATATCGACAGCCAGGCCGGTCACACGCGCGGGCGCCGGGTCCTGGTCGTCTGAGCTTGGCGAAGCAGTCCACTACTTGGCTACCGGACTGCTTCGTGCGACCATTCGGGCCGGTCAGCGCGGGTAAGCTTCTCGATCATGGGCACACAGGTCGAAGTGGTACGCGTATTCACCGACGCGGCCGGGCAATTCGGAAATGCGCTCGGGGTGGCCCGGGCCGGGGATTTCGCCGAGGACACGCGGCAGGACCTGGCGAAACAGCTCGGGTACAGCGAGACGGTGTTCGTACAGGATCCGGTCGACGGCATCGCGCGGGTGCGTATCTACACACCGGCCGTCGAGCTGCCGTTCGCCGGACATCCGACCGTCGGCACGGCGTGGTGGCTGGCCGATCGCGGCCAGGTGGTGCATACGCTGGACGTACCCGCCGGGCCGGTCGCCGTCGAATTCGCCGACGGGCTCGTCTGGGTCAGGGCACGCGGCTCCTGGGCGCCGAAGTTCACCTTCGCGCAGCTGGCGGATCCAGCCGACGTGCTCGCGCTGTCACCGGACGATTACACCGAGGGCCATCACTACGCCTGGGCCTGGATCGACGAGGCGCGCGGCGAGCTGCGATCGCGAATGTTCGCCCCCGACATGGGAGTTGCCGAGGACGAGGCGACCGGCGCCGCCGCCGTCGCGCTCACCGCGCTGTTGCAGCGCGGGGTGCGGATCACCCAGGGCACGGGTTCGCAGCTGTTCACTGAATGGGATTCCGACGGCTGGGTCCGGCTGGGCGGCCGGGTGGTCGCCGACGCTCCCGTCGAGGTGTAGCTACGGTAGGGCAAATCCCGCGAGCGGTGACGTGGTAGGTAGTTGCGAACCGCCCGCGGGCTCCACCGTGACGGCAATGGTGTCACCCGCCTTGAATTTCGTCACGAATGGCCTTGCCGTCGAAGGCAATTCGGCGGGCATCCCGATCGAACGCGGCCGCCCGCCCGCGGAGACCAGCCACAGCTGGTGAATATGCCCGTCCGGCGGCGGCGCGACCCCGTCGAACATCACCGCGGCCAGCCCCGGCCGGATGACGTCGACCGTCATCGTGCCGCCGCCCAGCACCCGCAAGCTGTGCATATCGGTGATCTGCCGCGGCTGCTCGGCGCCGGGATCCGGCCCGGCGAACCGGTCGGCGACCATACCGCCGCCGAGCACCAGCAGCACCGCGGCCGCTATCGGGGCCACCGCGCCCAAGCGCCGCCGCCACTCCGGCGGCCCGGGCCGCCGGGTCCGCGAACCGCCCGCCGGATCGTCGAGCATCGCCAGGATGCGCGCCTCCAGCCGGGCGGGCGGGGTCAGCTCGTCGAGCACCGCCAGCCGCGCGAGCACCTCGTGCAACGTGCGCACTGTATCGCCGAACGCCTGCCGGATCTCGGGATCGGCCGCGTCGAGCCGGGATTCGATATGTCGCCGCTCGATATCGGCGACCGCGTCGAGCGCGTAGGGATACGCCAGCTCGAGCAGATCCGATTCGGATCGAACACCGTCAAGCATCCGCACACTCCCCGACCAGGCCGATCGGGCCACCACACCATTGCTTCTCATACCGCTCCGCCGCCGACCACACCCGCAGATACACCTCCTGCGTCACCTCTTCGGCCATCGCCCGATCGCGCAGTATCCGCACCGCCGGCTCGAACACCGGCGGGCTTGTCGGCCGATCGAGCTCGCCCGAGCCCGCCTCGGCCGGCAACATCCGCAACCGCCCGCCCGCACCGGCGTCACCCGGCGCGGGCACCGCGATCCGTTCCACCACGAGCCCTCGCTCGATTCTCATCGCCGATTCCATGCCCGCATACGGGGTGTTCGGCGGCCGACCCCGGCCGGATTGGTCCTACCACCCGATTCGTCCGGAATTCCCTAGCGGCACCGCCGCGCGCACGACCGAAGCCAACGGGGAGGTACGCCCATTGACGAGGACCCATCCCCTATCGACCGGCGTGTCACAACCCGGTGTTTCCCCCCCAACCCCGACCGACACGGCATCGGGCGATACCGCTTCGGCATCCCGGAACGCCGCATCGGGCGGTGCATCCGCACCTACCCTTTGGTCATCTGCCCACTTGTGCGCGAGCGGAGCATCGACGCAGCGGCTTCGCCCGCGACCGAGCCGAGCGGCGAGACGTAGTCGTGAACCGGATTCCCGGCAGCGGCACCGGTGCTCGGCAGCGAAAGGTCACTCTCGTGAAGAAGATGTTTCTTTTGGTATGCGCGTTTCTCGCCGCGCTCCTGTCGGCGCCGAACGCATCGGCCGATCCGGTGGAGCCGGGAAACTGGACACCGGACTCACCCGGCTTCGACGTTCAGCAATGCGCGGGCGGCAGCGTCGACGGACTGACGTTCACGCTGCCGTCGAGTCCGGGCGACAGCGGCGGCGGCGCATGTAAGAACGGCGCCGAACGAGCCGAGCGGCGCTATCACGACTACGCGGGCGACGGCAAGAACTATTCGACCGGCATCCGCCAGTTCGCGGGCACGTTCACCATCAAAAGCATGGACGGCGAACGGATTTCGCTGAAACAGACCTTCAACGGCGACGACGGCCCGTACTTCATGCTCGCCGTCGACCGCGACCGCAGGCTCTACAACGTGGAGGGCGGGGCGACCATCGCACCGGCGGGCACCGCGACCGACGGCACGCCGGTGCAGGTGAATACGGTGCACGACACCGCGAAACACGTTCTGCGCGTGTACATCAACGGCGCTCTCGGCTACGAGGACGACAACGCCCCCGGCGGCGAGTTCTACGACAAGTTCGGCGCGTACCAGACCAGCAGCGGTTCCGGCCCGATCACGGTCTCCTGGAGCGATATCGGCTTCTGGCGCCAGTGAGTCAGCCGACGGCCGCGGCGACCAGCATGTAGGCGGTCCCGGCGTCCATCACCAGATGCGGCACCTGCGACCAGCGGCCCGGCGATCCGGAAATGGGATGGCCGGGCCAGTGCCGACCGGTGCGCGCCGCGGCGAGGACGGCCACGGCATCGGCCACGAAAACCAGCGCCAATCCGAGCGCGGGCGCCGGTGCCGGGCCGCCCCGCCCGTGCCCGGACATCGCGTACAGCATGGCCGCCGCCGCGCCGACGTGATACCCGATGGCGAGAATGCGATCGACCGGATCCGCGCGACCCGCGCTGTGCCACTCGGCAATCCGGCTCACCAGCAGGATTCCGAAGACGACGGTCATCGCGATCAGCACGCCGTCGATGGCGTGCGCGCTCGCGGGGAAGATCAGCATGGTGAGCATCACCAGGCACATCAGCAGATGGGCCGCATCGGATTCCTGGTGCGCCGGAACGGAATTCACGGCCGCGGCCGCGCCCGCCGGGACCGCGGGCCGCACCAGCCGCGCGACCACTATCGCGGCCGCGGCCAGGAAGGCCGCGACCACCGACCAGCGCAGCACACCGTAGTGCTGAACGAAGTCCGCCACACCGCACCGCCTTTCGTCACCGCGCCGTCCCTACATGCTCGCATCCCGCACCGACAGTCCCGGCATCGTCGCGGCCGAATTCAGCGCACGGCGCGGGCAGCGGCAGCGCGGGCGAACCGCCCCGGTGACATCCCCCGCCACTGTTTGAAGGCGTTGGAGAAGCTCGGCGCGCCGGAATATCCCATGCGATAGGCGACATCCTCGACGGTGAGCCCGGTGGCGAGCAGTTCCTCGGCGAGGTTGCCGAAGGTCTCGACGCACAACTGCCGATAGGAGGTCCCCTCGTCGGCGAGCTTGCGTCGCATGGTGCGCAGGCTCATGTGCAGGGTTGCGGCGACATCCTCCTGGCTGATGCGGCCGTTCATGCGGTGCATCAGCACCTGGCGCACCGCTCCGGAGACGCCCTGCCGCATCCCGCGCCGGTCGAGCAGTTCGGCGCACTGCTCGTCGAACAGCGCGGCGTTCAGCGGGCTTGCGTTCGGCATCGGCTCGTCGATTTCGGTGGCGTCGAAAACCGCGAGGTGCGGGCCGGTGCCGTCGACGCTCTCGATTCCGAAATCCTCCAGGATCGGCAGCAGCCGGGCCCGCAGCCCGCCGGAGATCTCGCCGCGCTTGGCCGGCGGCGGACTGCCGAAGACCAGGAACCAATTCATCAGCAGCGCAGCGACATCCCGCTCGCAGAGGAATCCGCGAATATCCTCCGGAATATCGCTGTCGTCGACGAAGAGGTGCACCTCGTCGCCGACGAAGTCGTGCCAGGCGCGCGCGAACGAGGTCATCAGGCTGAAGTAGCGCATCGCCACCTCGAAGGCCGCGCGTTTGGTCGGGCTGCTCAGCACCGCGAGGGCGAAGATGCCGTGTGTGGTGATGCGGGTGCGCGAACCGGCCTCGATGCCGAGCCCGTATTCGTCGCCGAAGGCGTCGACGATATTGCGAACCAACGAAAGCTCTTGGGCCGCAACGATCTCCGCACCAGGCGTCTTCAACAGCACCGGATCTATCCCGGTATCGCGCAGGCTGTCGGCGCGGGACAGTCCGTGATCTTCGGCCACCTCGACCAAGATCGCGGCATTGGTCACCGAGCGACGCCATTCCCATGCGGCCACGTGTTCATGGTTTCCCGCCGGTGGCCGAAATCTGCAAGATTTTGGCCGGACATCGCAAGGACATCCGCACCGCCGCTTTCGATGCCCGGACGGTTGCCAGGGTGGCCGGTATGCGCAACAGCCTGGCCCGATATCGCATGGAAGCGGCCGAGGGCGACCGCCTAGCGTCTTAGTAGACAGGAGGCAGGCGAAAACATATGTCCAGAAAGACACTTGCCGGCAAACGCATCGCGATTACCGGTGGCGCGCACGGTGTCGGACGGGAAACCGCGCTGGCGTTCCTCGCCGAGGGCGCCGATATCGCGATCGGCGATGCCGACGCGGGCGCGGTGCGCGCCATCGCCGATCAGCTCACCCGGATCCACGGCGGCACCGCCGTCGGGTTGCTCCTCGATGTCACCGACAGCGTCCGGTTCGCGAGCTTCCTCGCCTGTGCCGAACGCAAACTCGGCGGGCTGGACGTGCTGGTGAACGCGGCCGACGTCATGCCGGCCGGGCCGTTCCTCGCCGAATCGGAGACCGAGACCGATCGGCAGATCGATGTCAACCTGCGCGCGGTGATCACCGGAACCCGGCTCGCCGCAGAGCGTTTCGTGCGACAGGGGTACGGCCAGATCGTGAATATCGGCACCGCGGGCGGTGTTCCCGCCGCTTTGGGCGTCGCGGTGTACAGCGCGACCAAGCACGGGGTCGTCGGATTGGGTGCGGCGCTGGATCAGGAATTCGCCGCGCACGGGGTCACGGTGAGTACGGTCGCCGCGGGGTCGATCGCCGATGCCGAGGCCGTCGCCGACACCGTTGTCGCCTGTGTGGCACGGGGATTGGGCGGATTGATCACCGTGCCGCGGGCGCGCCGGTTCCGCCCGGCCACCTTCCGCGAGGCGCTGCTGCGGCTACTGGGCCGCGATCCGGTACCATCCGGCGTGCGTTGAGCCGGAACGGGTTGTGCCACAACGGGTAGCACCGATCGGGCCGCACGGTCCGCGTCGGGCTCACGTCCCGCGCCACGTGAGCCCGGCGCCGACCGGGCAGGCCCGATCACCCGTCGCGCAGCACCCGCTTGAGCACCTTGCCGGTCGGGTTGCGCGGCAGTTCGTCGGCGAAGAGCACGTCACGGGGCACCTTGAAGCGGGCCAGCCGTGCCTTCACATAGTCGCGGACCTCGGCTTCGGTGAGTGAAAACCCTTCCCGGACAACGACGACGGTGCGCAGCCGCTGCCCGTACTGCGCGTCATCGACGCCGAAGGCGCACACCTCGGCGATCGCCGGATGCGCGGCGAGCAGTTCCTCCACCTCGCCGGGAAAGACGTTCTCACCGCCGGAGACGATCATGTCGTCGTCTCTGCCGTCGATGAAAAGCCGTCCCGCCCCGTCGAAATGGCCGACATCGCCGGTGGCCATCAGGCGGCCGATCCTCGGCTTGTCGCCGCCGCCGGTGTAACCCTCGAACTGATAGCCGTTTCCGACGAAGATGCGTCCGGTCCCGCCCGGCGGCACCTCGATATCGTTGTCGTCGAAGATCTTCACCGTCGCGCCCGGCGCGGGCGTGCCGACACAGCCTGGCGCGGCGGCCAATTCGTCCGGCGTCGCGATCGTCGCGTACGCGACCTCGGTCGAGCCGTACACGTTGTAGACCACCGGGCCGAACGCCTCGGTCACCCGCAGGCACAGCTCGGCACCCAGCTGCGAGCCGGCGACGAAGATGATGCGCAGGTGCGAAAGATCGTGTCCGGCACGGGCTTGCGGGCCCAGCTCCACCATCCGGCGTTGCATCACCGGCACCGCGATCAGCGCGGTGGCCCGGTGCCGGTCCAGGCTGTCCAGTACCGCCTGCGGGTCGAAGCGGCGGCGGATCACCAGCGTCGACCCGAAGCCGACGGCCATGATCGCGTGCGCGAATCCGAGCGTGTGATACAGCGGCGCAGGGCATTCGGTGATCTCGCGGGCCCGGAACGGCACCTTGCCGAGGATCGCGCCGAGCGGTGCGAGGGAATTCGGCTCGCCGCGCGGCGCACCCTTGGGAGTGCCGGTGGTGCCGCTGGTGAGCAGGACGATGCGGGCCTGGGTGGCCGGGCGGCGCGGCGGCGTGCGCGCGCCGCTCGCGATCAGGTTGTCCAGCGTGTCCGCGCCGGGCCGATCCGCCCAGGCCCGGTACCGTCCGCGCTTGGGCACCAGATCGCCTACGACGCGGCCGAATTCGTGATCGTAGACCAGCAGGTCCACGCCCTCGCGGTCGATCACCTCGGCCAGCTGCGGCCCGGCGAAATCGGTATTGAGCAGCACGATCCTGGCGCCGCACTTGGCCGCGGCGAAGACGGCGTAGTGGAATCCGCGATGGTTGCGCGTCAGGATCGCGACACCGTCGCCGTCGCGCAGGCCGCGCGCCCGCCACGCGTTCGCCAAAGCCGTGCTGCGCGTATCCAATTCGTGGAAGCTGACGCGGCCGCGCTCGTCGAGGATGGCGGCTCGGTCGCGGTAGCGCAGCGCGGCGACCGTCACCAGGCCGCCGAGCAGTCCGGAGCGCAGCACCGCGGCGGCCATCCGGGCGAGGCGGTCCGGGCGCTCCGGTCCGGCCAGCCCGGCGCGCACCGCCAATGTGGCGTAATAGGTTTCGTCCGCGGCCCGCCGCGCGACCCCCGTCGCCAGCGCGCCGACCTCGGTGAGTTTCATGGCTGCCCTGCCCGCGACGGTGACACGGAAGCGCGGTGCGCGGATCTGCCGAACTCAGACATCGTCGTCCACCTTGATCGGGGCCGGATACCAAGGCCGTTGTGCGCCGGGCGGCTGCTTTCAGATTAAGCCGTCCCAGACGCTTGCGTCGAGCCGGTGCGAGTCATGATGGCCCGATGTCGAACAATACCGACCAGTCCGCGCTGCGGATCGTCGTCGACGATCTGTCCGGTCCGGCGATCGCGGCGCTGCTGGCCCAGCACCTGGACGATATGTACGCCACCTCCCCCGCCGAGAGCGTGCACGCCCTGGACCTGGACGCGCTGCGCAAACCCGAGATCACCTTCTGGAGTGCTTGGGACAGCGGCGAACTGGTCGGCTGCGGCGCGCTGAAGGAACTCGACCCGACGCACGGCGAACTCAAGTCGATGCGCACCGCGACCGCTGCCCGTGGCCGCGGCGTCGCCTCGAACCTGTTGCGCCACTTGATCGCCCAGGCACGCGAACGCGGCTACACCCGGCTCAGCCTGGAAACCGGAACCCAGCCCTACTTCGCACCGGCCCGCCGCCTGTACACCCGCAACGGCTTCGCCGAATGCCCGCCGTTCGCCGACTACATCCTCGACCCGAACAGCGTTTTCATGACGCTGGCCCTGTAGGCCTCACGCAGGAGCTCGGCCCGGCGCAGGTCGAGGACGGGCTCCGCCGACAGCGCCTATTCGGCGAGTGCTGAAGTCGGGCTCGGCCCAACAGCTTTCAGCCGAGCGCGCGGGCGAAGGCGTCGGCCAGCTCGCCGACCTGCTCGTCGGTCATCACGAACGACGGCGAGATCTGCATGGCGCCCTGCCCGGCGGCGCGGCCCGAAACACCGTGCTGGCGAAGGGTTTTCACCAGGGGCAGACCCTCGGACGGATCGGCCAGCTGCACCGCGGCGACGGCGCCGATACCGCTGCGGATCTCGGCGACGCGCGGATGTTCGGCCAGCGGTGCCAGCCGGTCGTGCAGGGTCGACTCCAGCCGCTTCGCCTCCTCCAGCAGACCCTCGCGCTCGATGATGTCCAGGTTGGCCATGGCGGCCGCGGCGGCGCCCGCGTGGCCGCCGTAGGTGTAGCCGTGCCGCCACCAGACGCCACCGGCGAAGAACGGTTCGGCGATCCGGGGCGCGACGAACACCGCGCCCATCGGGACATAGCCGGAGGTGAGGCCCTTCGCGGTGGTCATCAGGTCGGGTTCGAGCCCGAAACGCGAAGAGGCGAACCAGGATCCGCCGATCCGGCCGAAGCCGGTGACCACCTCGTCGGCGACGAACAGGATGTCGTTGTCCCAGCAGATGCGCCGCACCTCGGTCAGGTAACCCTCCGGCGGCAGCAGGATGCCGCCCGCACCGATCACCGGCTCGCAGAAGAAGGCGGCGATGCGCTCGGCGCCGAGCTCCTCGATCAGCGCGAGCAGCGCCTTCGGATCGTCCCACTCCACCGTGCGGGCATCGGCCATCAACTCGCCGTAACCCTCCCGGTTCACCGGGATACCCGCCAAAGCCGTTCCGGCGACGTGCATTCCGTGATAGGCCAGGCGCCTGCCGACCACGATCGACTTGTCCGGGCGGCCCAGCTCGTGCCAGTACCTGCGGGCCAGCTTGGCCGCGGTGTCCACCGAATCCGAACCGCCGGAGGTGAAGAAGATCTTGCTGCCCGGCACCGGCGCGATGGCGCTCAGCCGCTCCGCGAGCGCCTGGGTGACCGGGGAGGTGAGGTCGCCGAAATTGGAGTAGTGCGCGACCTGGCGCAGCTGCGCGGCGACCGCGTCGGCGATCTCGCCGCGGCCGTGCCCGACGTTGGTGAACCACAGCCCGGCGGTGGCGTCCAGATACCGGGTGCCCGCCGCGTCGTAGACGTACGCGCCGTCGCCGCGCGCCACCACGAACGCGCCGTCGCGCTCGACGGCGCCCATATCGGCGAACCCATGCCAAAGCGAAGTCATGACACCACCCTTACCGCAGAACATGGTCGTAGGTCGAACCGCGCCAGCGCCCGCAGAGCTGTCCGAGCGCCACGATCGCGACCGCGAGCAGGGCGAATCCGATGACGAGCTCGACGAGACCGATGGCCATCGACACATAGCCCTGGTTGCGCGGATCAATGAACGGATATGGATACCAGTCCACAATCGGCCCGCGGCCCAGCGTATAGATGCCGTACAGCACGGGATAGACCAGCAATCCGGCGACGAGCCATCCGGTGACGGCGAGTCCGGCCGGGACCAACACCCAGTCGACCACCATGACCACCGGCTGCACCCGGTGCAGCACATCGTTGATCCACGGCGGTTCGTCGCCGATCCCGAGATGCGCGAGCAGCACCGCGTACACGATGCCGGTGATCACCAGATACATCGTCGCCGCGCAGCGCAGCACCTGCCAGCGCCTGCCGCCCGGGTCGACGAGCCCGCCGACCAGCAGCACCAGCGCCGCCAAAGCATTGGACTGGATGGTGAAATAGCTGAAATGGTTGGCCATCGAATAGCCGGGTGACCTCGATTCATAGATCGGACCCGCGATCAGGGCCGCGACACCGAGTGCGGCGAA
This region includes:
- a CDS encoding NADP-dependent oxidoreductase, which encodes MKKVSFAEFGGPDVLRLLDAEEPHAGRGRIRIAVRAAGVNPVDWRIRTGQLQGIRPVELPAGVGHDAAGVVDEIGADVEGVRLGDQVFGYGANTYAEFAVLSAWAPIPDGLTFEEAAGYPSVVQTALRIIGQVGVRSGQTLLVSGASGGVGSAVLQIARDRGIAVIGTAGAANQDYLRGLGALATTYGDGWVERVRRLGRIDAALDLAGSGVIRELVELTGDPRKVISIADLGAPDFGVRYSGKSGDWQEAVTEAARLIARGKLRIPVEKSYPLAEAAAAHIDSQAGHTRGRRVLVV
- a CDS encoding PhzF family phenazine biosynthesis protein — encoded protein: MGTQVEVVRVFTDAAGQFGNALGVARAGDFAEDTRQDLAKQLGYSETVFVQDPVDGIARVRIYTPAVELPFAGHPTVGTAWWLADRGQVVHTLDVPAGPVAVEFADGLVWVRARGSWAPKFTFAQLADPADVLALSPDDYTEGHHYAWAWIDEARGELRSRMFAPDMGVAEDEATGAAAVALTALLQRGVRITQGTGSQLFTEWDSDGWVRLGGRVVADAPVEV
- a CDS encoding anti-sigma factor; the encoded protein is MLDGVRSESDLLELAYPYALDAVADIERRHIESRLDAADPEIRQAFGDTVRTLHEVLARLAVLDELTPPARLEARILAMLDDPAGGSRTRRPGPPEWRRRLGAVAPIAAAVLLVLGGGMVADRFAGPDPGAEQPRQITDMHSLRVLGGGTMTVDVIRPGLAAVMFDGVAPPPDGHIHQLWLVSAGGRPRSIGMPAELPSTARPFVTKFKAGDTIAVTVEPAGGSQLPTTSPLAGFALP
- a CDS encoding sigma factor, producing the protein MRIERGLVVERIAVPAPGDAGAGGRLRMLPAEAGSGELDRPTSPPVFEPAVRILRDRAMAEEVTQEVYLRVWSAAERYEKQWCGGPIGLVGECADA
- a CDS encoding DUF5134 domain-containing protein: MADFVQHYGVLRWSVVAAFLAAAAIVVARLVRPAVPAGAAAAVNSVPAHQESDAAHLLMCLVMLTMLIFPASAHAIDGVLIAMTVVFGILLVSRIAEWHSAGRADPVDRILAIGYHVGAAAAMLYAMSGHGRGGPAPAPALGLALVFVADAVAVLAAARTGRHWPGHPISGSPGRWSQVPHLVMDAGTAYMLVAAAVG
- a CDS encoding AraC family transcriptional regulator, coding for MAAWEWRRSVTNAAILVEVAEDHGLSRADSLRDTGIDPVLLKTPGAEIVAAQELSLVRNIVDAFGDEYGLGIEAGSRTRITTHGIFALAVLSSPTKRAAFEVAMRYFSLMTSFARAWHDFVGDEVHLFVDDSDIPEDIRGFLCERDVAALLMNWFLVFGSPPPAKRGEISGGLRARLLPILEDFGIESVDGTGPHLAVFDATEIDEPMPNASPLNAALFDEQCAELLDRRGMRQGVSGAVRQVLMHRMNGRISQEDVAATLHMSLRTMRRKLADEGTSYRQLCVETFGNLAEELLATGLTVEDVAYRMGYSGAPSFSNAFKQWRGMSPGRFARAAAARAVR
- a CDS encoding SDR family NAD(P)-dependent oxidoreductase codes for the protein MSRKTLAGKRIAITGGAHGVGRETALAFLAEGADIAIGDADAGAVRAIADQLTRIHGGTAVGLLLDVTDSVRFASFLACAERKLGGLDVLVNAADVMPAGPFLAESETETDRQIDVNLRAVITGTRLAAERFVRQGYGQIVNIGTAGGVPAALGVAVYSATKHGVVGLGAALDQEFAAHGVTVSTVAAGSIADAEAVADTVVACVARGLGGLITVPRARRFRPATFREALLRLLGRDPVPSGVR
- a CDS encoding acyl-CoA synthetase, which produces MKLTEVGALATGVARRAADETYYATLAVRAGLAGPERPDRLARMAAAVLRSGLLGGLVTVAALRYRDRAAILDERGRVSFHELDTRSTALANAWRARGLRDGDGVAILTRNHRGFHYAVFAAAKCGARIVLLNTDFAGPQLAEVIDREGVDLLVYDHEFGRVVGDLVPKRGRYRAWADRPGADTLDNLIASGARTPPRRPATQARIVLLTSGTTGTPKGAPRGEPNSLAPLGAILGKVPFRAREITECPAPLYHTLGFAHAIMAVGFGSTLVIRRRFDPQAVLDSLDRHRATALIAVPVMQRRMVELGPQARAGHDLSHLRIIFVAGSQLGAELCLRVTEAFGPVVYNVYGSTEVAYATIATPDELAAAPGCVGTPAPGATVKIFDDNDIEVPPGGTGRIFVGNGYQFEGYTGGGDKPRIGRLMATGDVGHFDGAGRLFIDGRDDDMIVSGGENVFPGEVEELLAAHPAIAEVCAFGVDDAQYGQRLRTVVVVREGFSLTEAEVRDYVKARLARFKVPRDVLFADELPRNPTGKVLKRVLRDG
- a CDS encoding GNAT family N-acetyltransferase, whose product is MSNNTDQSALRIVVDDLSGPAIAALLAQHLDDMYATSPAESVHALDLDALRKPEITFWSAWDSGELVGCGALKELDPTHGELKSMRTATAARGRGVASNLLRHLIAQARERGYTRLSLETGTQPYFAPARRLYTRNGFAECPPFADYILDPNSVFMTLAL
- a CDS encoding aspartate aminotransferase family protein — encoded protein: MTSLWHGFADMGAVERDGAFVVARGDGAYVYDAAGTRYLDATAGLWFTNVGHGRGEIADAVAAQLRQVAHYSNFGDLTSPVTQALAERLSAIAPVPGSKIFFTSGGSDSVDTAAKLARRYWHELGRPDKSIVVGRRLAYHGMHVAGTALAGIPVNREGYGELMADARTVEWDDPKALLALIEELGAERIAAFFCEPVIGAGGILLPPEGYLTEVRRICWDNDILFVADEVVTGFGRIGGSWFASSRFGLEPDLMTTAKGLTSGYVPMGAVFVAPRIAEPFFAGGVWWRHGYTYGGHAGAAAAAMANLDIIEREGLLEEAKRLESTLHDRLAPLAEHPRVAEIRSGIGAVAAVQLADPSEGLPLVKTLRQHGVSGRAAGQGAMQISPSFVMTDEQVGELADAFARALG
- a CDS encoding Pr6Pr family membrane protein — translated: MHAVEVSPWWVRVLRVGFAALGVAALIAGPIYESRSPGYSMANHFSYFTIQSNALAALVLLVGGLVDPGGRRWQVLRCAATMYLVITGIVYAVLLAHLGIGDEPPWINDVLHRVQPVVMVVDWVLVPAGLAVTGWLVAGLLVYPVLYGIYTLGRGPIVDWYPYPFIDPRNQGYVSMAIGLVELVIGFALLAVAIVALGQLCGRWRGSTYDHVLR